The Polyangium aurulentum genomic interval GCGACCACGAAGCCGTCCGTACCACTGGAGGATTTCGACTCTCCATCGCCGAAATTGCCCTGCCCGTTGAACTCGCCCGTGATTGCGACCTCGTGCCCACCGAACACCGCCACGTCGTGCGCGAGCTGCGAGCCCTGGCCACCGAAGACCTCGTGCCAGAGCATCTCGCCCTTGGAATCGAACGCCACGACGAATGCGTCGAAATCGGCCGTCCCTCCGCTCTGGACCGCCGTGCCGTCGAGCGTGAGGGTCCCCGCGAACGAGCCGGCGACGATCACGTTACCGTCCACGTCGACGGCGACCGACTCGGCGATCGCATTGCCCATCGAGGCGGTGATCTTGTTCGACCAGCTCTCGAGGTTGCCCGAAGGGTCGAGTCGCAGCAAAAGCGGCTTTCCAGCCGTCGGCTTCATGTCCACCGCGATGGGCGGCAGCGCAGCGTCCTTCACCCCGGCAAGAAAAACCGTGCCGTCCGGCATCGTGGCGACAGAATGGATCGCCTCGTCGAGCAGGCTATCCTGGGCCGGGAAGCCCTTGCCACCCAGAGAATCGCCGGTGCACTTTTCCCGCCCGTCGCAATCGCTGTCTTCGGAGGTCTTGCAGTCGTCGAGCGCGGGCACGACCTCGCCCACGCACGCCTTCAGCGGGTCGTTCTCGCAGACCACGCCCGCCTTGCACGCGCCGATCCCCTGGGTGCTCGCGGGCCCGTTGTAACAAGGGGTCTCGTTCACGCACATCGCGCCGCCCGTGCCCCCCTGGCCGCCGCCGCCTCCCTGCGCGTCCCCTCCCCCACCACCATCGCCGCCTTTGCCGCCCGTGCCGCCCCCGCCCGCGCCGCCGCTCCCGCTCGTCCCCCCCACCTCGTACGACGGAAGGAAGCAGCCCCCGGCGAGCAGGAGCCCCGTCAACATCGCCGCGCGCATCGATCTCCGGCCGAGCTTCATGGTCACTCCTCGAGCGATCGTCGAGATTCGAGACAAACGCCCCGTCGACGGCCAATCCTCCCCCCGGCCCGAGGACGTGTCAATGCTATGAGCAAATGCGCGACGCGGACCGGAACGCGCGGCGCGTCAAAATGAAATCGCGAGCGGCGCAGCCCTCGCTCGGCCGCGGCGCTCGCGATTCGTATCGGTCGGGTCGCGATCAGCCGAGGGCGGCGAGCGCTGCGTCGTAATTCGGCTCCTGCGCGATCTCGGGAACGAGCTCGGCGTGGATGACCTTGTTGCTCTCGTCGAGCACGACCACCGCGCGCGCGGTGAGGCCGGCAAAGGGGCCCTCGGCGATCTCGACGCCGTAATCGCGGCCGAACGACGAGCGGAAGGCCGAGAGGGATTCGCACTTGTCGATGCCCTCGGCGGCGCAGAATCGCTTCTGCGCAAAGGGCAGGTCCTCGGAGATGTTCAGCACCGCGACGCCCCTCTTGGCGGCGACCTCGTTGAACTTGCGCACCGAGGCCTGGCAGACCGGCGTGTCGATGCTCGGGAAGATGTTGAGGACCTTCTTGCCCGGGAACGACGAGAGGCTCGCCCGGGAGAGGTCACCCTTGAGGAGGCTGAAATCGGGAGCCGCGCTGCCCTGTGCCGGCAGCTCGCCCGAAGTGCGGATCGGATTGCCCTTCAGCGTGATCGTCGCCATCGTTTCGTCTCCGTATGCTCGTCGCCCCAGCGCCACGTGTTGCCCGCGCCGATGGCGGCGGAGTGTACACGGTCCGCCCCCGTCCACAAGCGCCACGCTCGTCCGGACGATCCGCCCGCGCGCGATCAGTCCACCGGCGGAAGCGGCGCCACGCCCGTGAGCTGCGCGCTGACGTCGTAGAGGCGGCGCTGGAGGGCGCGGTCGTGCGATAGCGCGGAGGACTTGGCCTCGCGCTCGTCGGCGAAATACTTCCCCGTCACCTGCGCGAGGCTCGGGTCGGTCGCGAGCCGCACCGACGTCGCCGCCCCTTGCTCGAGCGTGCCCCCGCCCGTGCCGAACCCCGTGCGCAGGAGCTTCGTCGTGATCACGCCGGGGTGAAGCACGTTCGATGTGATCTTGGTCCCGCGGAGCCGACGCGAAAGCTCGTAGGCGAACAGGATGTTCGCGAGCTTCGAAGACGCATAGGCCGTATAGCCGTGGTAGTAGCGCGACGAAGTGAGATCGTTGAAATCGATCTGCCCGCGGTTGTGCGCGATGGAGCTGACGGTGACGATGCGCGCGGCGTCGCTGCGCTCGAGCGCGGGCAGGAGCAGGTGCGTCAGCAGAAACGGCGCGAGGTGGTTGACCGCGAAGGTCGTCTCGTGGCCCTCGGCGGTCAGGTGGCGCTCGTGCAGGAAGACGCCGGCATTGTTGAGCAGGACATCGATCTTTTCGTGGCGCGCGAGGACGCGATCGGCGAGCGCGCGGACCTCGGCCATCGAGGAGAGATCGGCGTGCTCGACCTCGACGCGGTCGCTCGCGGTCTGCCGCCGCAGGGCCTCGCACGTCGCGGACGCCTTCTCGGCATTGCGGCCGTGGACGAGCACGCGCGCGCCGCGGCGCAGCAGCTCGAGCGCGGTCTGACGGCCGATGCCGTCGGTCGCACCCGTGACGAGGATGAGGGGCTCGGGCATGCGCGGACAGTAGCAAAAAACCCTCTTCGCCGCACGCAGAGCGCCACGACGCTGACGGTCACGCCGGCGGGCGGCCTCGGGCTGACGAGCCCGCCCGCGTCGAGCTCGCCCGGATTGTCCCCGCGCCTAGGGAAGGAAGACCGTCAACACATGATCGGTCTTGGTGGTGAGGGAGACGTCGGGATCGACGACGCAATGAGGGTGACGGCCATCGATGCTCTGGGTCACGCCGCAATACGTGTCGCACGCGCCGATGATGTGAATTGGCCCGCACTCCTGCACGTTCGACTGGCTGTCGAGGTGCCCCGTCGCGCAATCGCGGTACGAAGCCCGCGAGCGGGAGACGTTGCTCGTCCAGTAGCAGGCCCGCACGAAGGGCGTCGCCGCGAACAGGTTTCCCCAGAAGGCGCCCTCTTCATGGGGATAGGCATCGATTTCGTCCGCGGAGGCGCGGGTGGATGCCATCACGCTGCGCATGGAAATGAGCACGCTCGTGCCGTACCAGTTGGTCCGCGCCGCGAGGCAGGCCGTGACCCACTCCTGGCCCGTGACGTCGAGGCGCTGCCATGCCCAGTCCGGCGCGAACCCGAGATCGCCCCGATAGACCTCGTTGTGGACGACGCCCTTGGCGTCGGTCCATGAGAAGGCGAACGACTGGATCGGGTAGAAGGCGCAGCTCACCGCATACTTCAAGAATTGCCGGGACATCTCGCCCGCCGAGCCTGGATCCTGGATCGCAGCGAGCGAGCTCGAGCCGATGGAAGAAAGGCTCAACGGGTACATGCTCAGCGCGCTGGGCTCGATGGCATTGGGATTGATCGCGTTCGGATTGATGGCGTTCGGTACGAGCGCGTTACTCGAAGATAGCTCCTGTTCAGCGTCGCTGATGAGCTCGTCCATCGGTTCTGCTTCTGAAACGCAGCCCGCAACGAGCAGCAAAGCCGTGACCAGGGCCGGCAGCCTGTTCTCGACGTACATGTCCCCTCCCCCTTTGCAGTCCAAACCACGATAACAAGATGAAGACCGACGAGACCATGCTAGCATGAATGGTTTGAACCTAGATCATGGAGAATCGCGCGGTAAAAACATGACTAGAGCGGACGTGCCTCGACGTCCGCATGCGATGGGGTCGCTACGAGGTGGCATGAAAACGCCAAGGCTGTGACGAGGATGCGCGCGTCAGCCTTTCGACGCCCGGCGAAGCGCTGCGGGGGCAATCAATCCGGCATCGGCTCGAACGCAGGCAGCGTCGCGCCGAATAGATCTCGCCACGCCGACGCTGCGCGGGCGCGCAGCGAATCGTCGCCCATTGCGGCGACCTCGGCGAATGCACGTCCGAGCGCGGCGCGGTCGTCCTTGCCGTCCGCGCCGCGGATCTTCCGATCGGAGAGCGCCTCGAAGGCCAGGATGCCGACGTGGTGCTCGACGCCGCGCCGGCCGAGCAGCGCGTGCCTGAAGATGTGCACGAGCCCGAGGCGGCCCGACATCCCCTCGGCCGTCAACTCGGCCACGTACGCGCTCAGCTCGCGATTGACCCGGCGCTGCACGTCGTCCGAATAAGCGGCCATGCGGCGCAAGACGGCCGGGGACATGACGAGATGCGGGCCGTCGAGCTGATGCTGAAGCTCGTGGCGCTCGGTGCCGGCCACGAGGCCAGGCATGAGGCCTCCCGGAGCGCGCACGGCGGACGCGAGAAGCTCGCCGCAGCGCGCGAGGGGCTCGGCAATCGTCGCATCCTCGGATTCGGCGTCGACGCAGCGCGGGGGCACGGCGGCGGCGAGCGTGGACAGCTCCTTTTCGTAGGGCTCGAGCTCGTCCATGACCACCAGCGCAAAGGGCTGGATGTCGCGCGAGAAGCCGAGACGCAGGTGCCCATCGCGACCGGAGCCGAGGTTTCGGACCTCGAGGGTGGCGAGGTCGACGCCGCCAGCGCGGACGCGGCGCACCTTCTCGATGCGATAGGGGTGGACGTAGAAATGGCGGAGCAGGCCCTCGTCGGTCTGGTAGATGCTGACCGTGGGGTCGATGTAATAGGGGAGGCCCGCGACGCGGCTCTGCTCGTTGATGTCCTCGACGAGGCGGAAGAAGCGGCGGCCGGCGAGGTCGAGGTCGCCGCTCTCGCGCGTGAGGGCCTCGAACGCGCCCCCGAGCCCCGGGCCGCTGGCGCGCGCGGCCGAGACGAGCTCGCGCGCGTTCGCCTTGACGTCGACCATTCCCTGGGCGCTCGAGCCTTTGCGCACACGGCGATCCCAGCTCAGGCGCGCATTGTCCCAGGCGGGCAGGAGCTTTCCGAACAGCTCGTCGCCCTCCTTGGTGGGCGGCGTGATCGCCCATTCGACGCCCTTCTTCGGCGGGCGCGCGAGCGCCCATTGCGCGCCTGCGAGGACGGCCACGGCCGCGAGGGCGATCAGCGCGGCGCTGCGCAGCGGAAGCCCTTTGACGGGGTGTCCGAATCCGTCGACGCGCTCGAGCTCCTCCCGGGGCAAGGCGAGGCTCTCGACGAGGATCTCGACCGCCGACGCAATGAGCGCGAGGAGCGCGGTGAGGGCCGCGATGCTGATGAGCGCCGAGAGAATGCCCGCCCCGCCCTGCGCGCCGAGCAGGGAGCGGTAAACGAACATGAGGAGGATCGCCGGCAAACCATAAAGGGCGACCGCCGTGAGCCCGGGCTGCTCGCGGTTCGGCGGGCGCGAGATGTACATGAGCCCGACGAGCGGAACGACCAGCGGGAAGAGCGCCAGCATGGCCAGAATGAGCAGGCCGAGCTGGAACCGAAAGCCGGGCATCTCGGGCAGCAGGGCGAGCGCGCGGATCAACGTGACGAACGGGGCCTCGCCGCGGGAGGGCCAGGCATAAAAGAGGAGCGCGCATGCGACGGCAGCGCCAAGGACGAAGCGCGAGGCGCGGCGGGCGTGCAGGCGGAAGGCGAGGTTCGATCCGGCGGCGGTGAGCGCGAGGGCGACGAGGGCCGGCAGCGGGTGATCGGTGAGGCTCTCGGGCAGCGGCAAGACTTCCCAGGCGGAGGCGTCCGCGCCGATTCGAATGAGCAGCGCCGCGAGCCCGAGCGAGGCGAGCACCCCGAGCGCGAGCGAGCTCGCCCGCCTCAGCGTGTACGTGCAGATGAGGATGAGGGCAGCCGCGAGGACGGGCGCAAAGGCGGCGATGACGCCCGCGAGCGGCAGCTCGGGCGCGAGCTGCCAGATGAACTGGGGTTTGTCATCGACAATCTCGTACGGCATGAAGAGGACCAGGGCGAGCGCGGCGCCGTAGAAACGGGCGCGGCTCTTGAGCCTCTGGCTCGACATGCCGAAGAAGAGGGCGATCTCGCTCGAGCCCTCGTTTTCGGGGGTCTCCGCGGTCTCGGGTGCGGCGGTCACGGCTTCACCTCGGCGACAGGCTCGGGTTTGCCCGCGTCCGCGACGCTGGCCGAGGCGACGAGGGAATTGCCGCGGCGGGGGTAATTGGGGTCCTCGCCGAGCGACTCGAAATAGACGCGCGCGCCGTCGGGCGAGAAGACGGGGTAGCGCTCGAGCCAGGGATTGTCGGTGAGGGGGCGAATCTCTTTCTTCTCCGGGTCGAAGAGGGCGATGTCGCCATTGCGCACGACGGCCAGGGTCTTGCCGTCCGGCGAGAAAGCAGGGGTGCGCGGGCCGCCGAGGTCGAAGATGGCGAGCTTCTTGTCCGCGACGTCGAGGAGGGCGAGCTGGGGAGCCCCGTTGCCGTGGCTCTCCATGGCGATCAGGCGGCCGTCGCGGCTCGCCTCGGGGCTCTGGAAGGCCTGGTTTTCCCGGGCCGTGTGGACCGCGGCGGCGGCAGGCGGCTGGGCGCCGAGGTCGACGACGAACAGCGATTGCGGGGGCATCTTGATGGCGCTCGCGGCGACGGGCTCGGTCTCCTCGGCGCCCTCGGCCTCCGCCTGCACCGCGGGGATGGCCGGCGTGTAGAGGAAGGCGAGGTGCGTCGCGTCAATCCATGAAAAACCGCTGAAGCTTCCGCCCTCGTGCGGCCTCTCGAAGAGCGCGCGGCCGTCGTCCGTCGAGACGACCAGCAGGTTCGCCGGACATTCTCGGCAGGGGCGGTCGTAGAGGGCGGCCGCCTTGCCGCCGGGGGCGATCTTCGGGTCGACGAAGCGGTGCTCGGGATCGACGCGGATCCTCTTCGATTGGCCGTCCGCGCCGACGACGGTGAGCGTCTTTGCCCAGCCGAAGAGATCCTCGACGAAGATCACGGGGGCGCCCTCGGGGGCGATCGAGGGATAGCTGAAGACGTGATAGCCGCTCCAGAGAAGCTTCTTATCACCTGCCGGAGCGCGCCATTCGAGGGTCTCGAGCCGCGTGATCCACGCCAGCTCCATGGTCCGAACGGCCACGTAGGGCGTCACGTCGGCGGTCTTCACGAGCACGCCCGATGCGCCCGCGCCTCCCAGGGCGTCCTGCGCGGACACGGGGCTGTGATAGGTGACCTTGGCGCCGCGATCGGCCTCCTTGCGCGTCTTCTCGAGGTCCTCGTACGATTTCTTGGCCTCCTCGAGCTTGCGATTACGGAATTCGAGGTAGTTCTTCGCGGGCTGGAGCTGGGCCGAGCGCTTGAGGTCGCGGCCTCCGAAGATGGCCTGGATCGTCGAATGGCCCGTCAGGCGCGGGTAGACCTCGTCGAAGGCCATGTTGGCGAGCGAATTGGCGAGCAGGCGCAATGCGTCGCCTTTTTCCTTGGCGCCCGACCAGGCCACGAGGCGGCCCTGGGAGCCCTCGACGTCGTCGAGGTAGCGCACCTCGATGGGCGCATCGACGCGGGTCTCGATATAGCCGCCCTCGACCGGGTGCTCGATGAGCTGGGGGCGGAGCGAGGCCGTGACGATGAAGCCGGCGCGGAGCTTGCGCGCGGCTTCCTCGGGCGACTTGGCCTTCTCGAGGACCTCCGTGACCTCGGGATCGCCGCCGCGCACGGGCTCGAAGCCGATGTCGGCGAGGCGATCGGCGAGCCCATCCGCGAGCGCCGCCGCGGGCCGAGAGCCCTCCCACCAGTAGCCGTCGAGATCGATGGCGATGAGCACGCGTTGCGGCAAAGGCTCGCGCGAGATGCGGTAAAAGGCGATGCCGGCGCCGAGCACGATCGCCGCGAGGACGACGAGCACGGGCCAGACACGGCGCTTGGGGAGGAGAAGCTCCGGGGAGTCGGGGGCGGAGGTCATGCGTCTGTCCGCGCATAACCCTGCCGCCCCCGGAAGGCAACGCGCGCGTCAATCGAGCGCGTATCAGCAAACCGCGAGCTTGGAGAGCGCGAGCGGCTGGTCGAAGAGGACCTCGCCCTTCTCGTCGCGCAACGACAGGACGACCTCCGAGCCCGCGCGATCGAGGTCGATGTCGATGATGCCGTAGTTGCAGCGATCGACGACCTCTTTCACGAGGGTGGAATCGCTGCCGAGCAGCGGCCCGTTGTACGGGTCGTTGGCGAGCGGGCTCGTGGTCAGCTCCCAGTACTCGCGCGGGCGGCCCTGGAGGCGCAGGAGGTTCGCCATGTGCAGGTCGCCGCTGGCGAAGACCACGCCCGCGATCCCGCGCGCCTCGATCTCGCCGAGCAGCCCTTCCAGCTCTTCGGGCGCGTCGCGGCGGAAGCTCTCCCAGTTCTGCTGAATGGGGAACTCGGGCAGGACCTGGGTCGGCGAGGCGATGACCTTGACGGGCGCGTCGCTCGCGGCGAGGGATTCGACGAGCCATTGAAGCTGCGCCGCGCCGAGCACGGTGCGCTCGGAGGTGACCCGATAGGAGCGGCTATCGAGGAGGAAGACCTCCGCGGGCCCGACGCGCACCGAGGAGAAGATCCCCGGGACGCCCTTCGCGCCATAACGAGACTGCGCGAAGCAGCGCCTGAAGACGCGCAGCGCCCGGTCCTTGCCCGGGAAGGTGCTGTCGCAATTATTCGGACCGAAATCGTGGTCGTCGAGCACGCCGATCGTGGGCACCGTGGTGAGCAGATTGCGGAGCGAATCGTTGTTGCGACTGCGGAGCTGGGCGAGCATCATCGTGTGCTCGGATTGCCAGTCCGGCTCGTAATAGTAGGTGTTGTCGCCCAGCATGACGAAGACGCTCGGCTCGTCGGCGGCGATCGCGCCGAAGATGGGCAGGTTCCGCTTGTGGTAGAAGTGGAAGCACGAGCCGAGCGCGACGCGGGCCGAGCGCGCCGAGCGCGGGGGCGCGAGGCGGAGCGGGAACGAGGGCGTGCGGCCGTGGGCGCTCTCGACGAAAT includes:
- the tpx gene encoding thiol peroxidase, with translation MATITLKGNPIRTSGELPAQGSAAPDFSLLKGDLSRASLSSFPGKKVLNIFPSIDTPVCQASVRKFNEVAAKRGVAVLNISEDLPFAQKRFCAAEGIDKCESLSAFRSSFGRDYGVEIAEGPFAGLTARAVVVLDESNKVIHAELVPEIAQEPNYDAALAALG
- a CDS encoding SDR family oxidoreductase, with the translated sequence MPEPLILVTGATDGIGRQTALELLRRGARVLVHGRNAEKASATCEALRRQTASDRVEVEHADLSSMAEVRALADRVLARHEKIDVLLNNAGVFLHERHLTAEGHETTFAVNHLAPFLLTHLLLPALERSDAARIVTVSSIAHNRGQIDFNDLTSSRYYHGYTAYASSKLANILFAYELSRRLRGTKITSNVLHPGVITTKLLRTGFGTGGGTLEQGAATSVRLATDPSLAQVTGKYFADEREAKSSALSHDRALQRRLYDVSAQLTGVAPLPPVD
- a CDS encoding TolB family protein; this encodes MTSAPDSPELLLPKRRVWPVLVVLAAIVLGAGIAFYRISREPLPQRVLIAIDLDGYWWEGSRPAAALADGLADRLADIGFEPVRGGDPEVTEVLEKAKSPEEAARKLRAGFIVTASLRPQLIEHPVEGGYIETRVDAPIEVRYLDDVEGSQGRLVAWSGAKEKGDALRLLANSLANMAFDEVYPRLTGHSTIQAIFGGRDLKRSAQLQPAKNYLEFRNRKLEEAKKSYEDLEKTRKEADRGAKVTYHSPVSAQDALGGAGASGVLVKTADVTPYVAVRTMELAWITRLETLEWRAPAGDKKLLWSGYHVFSYPSIAPEGAPVIFVEDLFGWAKTLTVVGADGQSKRIRVDPEHRFVDPKIAPGGKAAALYDRPCRECPANLLVVSTDDGRALFERPHEGGSFSGFSWIDATHLAFLYTPAIPAVQAEAEGAEETEPVAASAIKMPPQSLFVVDLGAQPPAAAAVHTARENQAFQSPEASRDGRLIAMESHGNGAPQLALLDVADKKLAIFDLGGPRTPAFSPDGKTLAVVRNGDIALFDPEKKEIRPLTDNPWLERYPVFSPDGARVYFESLGEDPNYPRRGNSLVASASVADAGKPEPVAEVKP
- a CDS encoding alkaline phosphatase D family protein, whose amino-acid sequence is MTASLPITGDYFTNFGPLRLEARGDQVQGTYPHQDGELEATLHGDRLRGTWTQRANGRTGELDLRFDRGANNFEGKWRFHGDELDRGSWSGVRLSLPSEAEGGFPGALNSHSDGPVFAGPMIGETSDKGARIWIQARDTSPVTLVVESARGARRFVATPRWDEWLCLVFNADDLDPSVPHTYFVESAHGRTPSFPLRLAPPRSARSARVALGSCFHFYHKRNLPIFGAIAADEPSVFVMLGDNTYYYEPDWQSEHTMMLAQLRSRNNDSLRNLLTTVPTIGVLDDHDFGPNNCDSTFPGKDRALRVFRRCFAQSRYGAKGVPGIFSSVRVGPAEVFLLDSRSYRVTSERTVLGAAQLQWLVESLAASDAPVKVIASPTQVLPEFPIQQNWESFRRDAPEELEGLLGEIEARGIAGVVFASGDLHMANLLRLQGRPREYWELTTSPLANDPYNGPLLGSDSTLVKEVVDRCNYGIIDIDLDRAGSEVVLSLRDEKGEVLFDQPLALSKLAVC